From Pandoraea norimbergensis, the proteins below share one genomic window:
- a CDS encoding GFA family protein, producing MSSQPLQGSCHCGAVRFEVQTPVEPAARCNCSLCRRKGALMSPAFPEASLRILSGADDLTCYQFNTRVARHYFCKHCGIYTFHASRTMPGMWRVNIGCLEGIDPYALDASVADGQSLSVVEDA from the coding sequence ATGTCGTCCCAACCGCTGCAAGGGTCCTGCCACTGCGGGGCCGTCCGTTTTGAAGTCCAGACGCCGGTCGAACCGGCCGCCCGCTGCAATTGCAGCCTTTGCCGCCGCAAGGGCGCGCTGATGTCGCCGGCCTTTCCCGAGGCGAGCCTGCGCATTCTCAGCGGCGCGGATGACTTGACCTGTTATCAGTTCAATACCCGCGTGGCCCGTCACTATTTCTGCAAACACTGCGGCATCTACACTTTCCATGCGTCGCGCACAATGCCCGGCATGTGGCGGGTGAACATTGGATGCTTGGAGGGGATCGATCCGTACGCACTCGATGCGTCCGTTGCCGATGGCCAATCGCTTTCGGTAGTGGAGGACGCATGA